In Sceloporus undulatus isolate JIND9_A2432 ecotype Alabama chromosome 7, SceUnd_v1.1, whole genome shotgun sequence, one DNA window encodes the following:
- the PHKA1 gene encoding phosphorylase b kinase regulatory subunit alpha, skeletal muscle isoform isoform X3, translating to MRSRSNSGVRLDGYARLVQQTILGHQNPVTGLLPASCDHKDAWVRDNVYSVLAVWGLGLAYRKNADRDEDKAKAFELEQSVVKLMRGLLQCMMRQVDKVEAFKYSQSTRDSLHAKYNTSTCATVVGDDQWGHLQLDATSLYLLMLAQMTASGLHIVHSLDEVNFIQNLVFYIEAAYKTADFGIWERGDKTNQGITELNASSVGMAKAALEALDELNLFGVKGGPQSVVHVLSDEVQHCQSILHSMLPRASTSKEIDASLLSVISYPAFAVEDSEVVEKTKQEIVTKLQGRYGCCRFLRDGYRTPKEDRSRLYYEPAELKLFENIECEWPLFWTYFIIDGIFSGNWEQVQEYREALEGVLIKGKNGIRLIPELYSVPLEKVEEEYCNPHSVERVPQGKLPLMWGQSLYILGCLMAEGFLAPGEIDPLNRRLATVPKPDVVVQVCILAETEAIKALLRKEGIEVQTVTDVYPIRVQPARILSHIYARLGRNKRMNLSGRPFRQMGVLGTSKFYDIRDNTFIFTPQFMDLQQFYLALDNKMIVEMLRTDLSYLCSRWRMTGRPIITFPISHTMLDESGTSIHPTVLATLRKLQDGYFGGARIQTGRLSEFLTTSCRTHLSFMDAGPEDDLCDEVAQYLDHLLQQTAPKARLPPVAQKGGLHRFRAAVHTTRDMLSLVSKAKELHVENVGMYIPSKLFQDSQASVNLLGSSQKHEMKPLSPSELNLPKDAEGNVDLQALVDQLRECQTLQDQANHLYVLYTLKGADWDTQIYGEPGVTINDLLLELYGKVGATRQWALIRYISGILKKKVEALDEACTDLLSHQKHLTVGLPPEPREKTISAPLPYEELVRLIDEASEKNLTVSILTQEIMVYLAMYIRTQPTLFAEMFRLRIGLIIQVMATELAQSLSCSAEEATESLMNLSPSHLKSLLHHILSGKEFGVERSVRAMDSATTPAVSIREVGPVGATKTERAGIIRLKSEIQQQLDRRRQSVPDIQSSGLHFMEAGMEPSQVPKHTIPPGERTLSSMLEEDRSKDTRQGQWQRRRRLDGSLNRVPVGFYQKIWRILQKCHGLAIEGFVLPSSTTEEMTPGEIKFAVHVESVLNRVPQPEYRQLLVEAILVLTLLADMDVRSIGGLIAVDRIVRLASDLFYEEQKILGADDNMLERDPATGICTLLYDSAPSGRYGTMTYLSKAVVTYVQDFLPSSGCAMQ from the exons ATGCGGAGCCGGAGCAACTCGGGGGTGCGGCTGGACGGCTACGCGCGCCTCGTGCAGCAGACCATCCTCGGGCACCAG AACCCGGTCACAGGGCTCCTTCCGGCCAGCTGCGACCACAAGGATGCCTGGGTGCGAGACAATGTCTACAGCGTCCTGGCGGTCTGGGGGCTGGGCCTAGCCTACCGCAAGAACGCTGACCGCGATGAGGACAAGGCCAAAGCCTTTGAGCTGGAGCAG AGCGTGGTGAAGCTGATGCGGGGGCTCCTGCAGTGCATGATGCGGCAG GTGGACAAAGTGGAGGCCTTCAAGTACAGCCAGAGCACCAGGGATTCCTTGCATGCCAAGTACAACACCAGCACCTGTGCCACCGTTGTGGGGGATGACCAATGGGGCCACCTCCAGCTCGATGCCACCTCCCTCTACCTGCTGATGCTGGCTCAAATGACTGCATCCG GGCTCCACATTGTCCACAGCCTGGATGAAGTCAACTTCATCCAGAACCTTGTCTTTTACATTGAAGCAGCCTACAAGACTGCT GACTTTGGGATATGGGAACGTGGTGACAAGACCAACCAAGGGATTACAGAGCTGAATGCCAGCTCCGTGGGCATGGCAAAG GCGGCCCTTGAGGCCCTGGATGAGCTCAACCTCTTTGGTGTCAAGGGGGGGCCCCAATCTGTGGTCCATGTGCTTTCCGATGAGGTGCAGCACTGCCAG TCCATTCTGCACTCCATGCTGCCAAGGGCTTCCACATCCAAGGAGATCGATGCCAGCCTCCTCTCGGTCATCTCCTACCCGGCTTTTGCAGTAGAAGACAGCGAGGTTGTGGAGAAGACAAAGCAGGAGATTGTCACCAAGCTGCAG GGCCGATACGGCTGCTGCCGCTTTCTCAGAGATGGCTACAGGACCCCCAAGGAG GACCGCAGCCGTCTCTATTATGAGCCAGCCGAGCTTAAGCTCTTTGAGAACATTGAGTGCGAGTGGCCCCTTTTCTGGACCTACTTCATCATCGACGGCATCTTCAGCGGAAACTGGGAGCAG gttcAGGAGTACAGAGAAGCCCTGGAGGGGGTCCTGATCAAAGGCAAGAATGGGATTCGGCTGATCCCAGAGCTCTACAGCGTCCCTCTGGAGAAG GTGGAGGAGGAGTACTGCAACCCTCACTCCGTGGAGCGTGTGCCGCAGGGAAAGCTGCCTCTGATGTGGGGCCAGTCCCTCTACATCCTGGGCTGCCTCATGGCGGAG GGTTTTTTGGCTCCAGGGGAAATTGATCCCCTCAACCGCCGGCTGGCGACTGTCCCCAAGCCTGATGTGGTGGTGCAGG TCTGCATCCTGGCTGAGACGGAGGCCATCAAGGCCCTCTTGCGGAAGGAGGGCATTGAGGTGCAGACGGTGACCGATGTCTATCCCATCCGAGTGCAGCCAGCAAGGATTCTCAGCCACATCTATGCCAGGCTAG GCCGTAACAAGCGCATGAACCTGAGTGGGCGTCCTTTCCGGCAGATGGGTGTCCTGGGGACCTCCAAGTTCTATGACATCCGCGACAACACCTTTATCTTCACCCCACAG tTCATGGACCTGCAGCAGTTCTACCTGGCTCTGGACAACAAGATGATTGTGGAGATGCTCCGGACAGACCTGTCCTACCTGTGCAGCCGCTGGAGAATGACGGGGCGCCCCATCATCACCTTCCCCATCTCACACACGATGCTCG atGAATCTGGCACCAGCATCCACCCAACTGTCTTGGCCACACTGCGGAAACTGCAGGATGGGTATTTTGGAGGGGCAAG GATCCAAACCGGTAGGTTGTCCGAGTTTCTCACGACGTCGTGCCGCACCCACCTCAGCTTCATGGACGCTGGGCCGGAGG ATGACCTTTGTGATGAAGTTGCCCAGTACCTGGACCACCTTCTGCAGCAGACGGCCCCCAAGGCCCGACTCCCACCTGTTGCACAAAAGGGAGGGCTCCACCGCTTCCGGGCCGCCGTCCACACCACCCGGGACATGCTGTCACTGGTGTCCAAGGCAAAGGAGCTGCATGTGGAGA ATGTTGGCATGTACATCCCCTCCAAGCTCTTCCAGGACTCCCAGGCGTCTGTTAATTTGCTCGGTTCAAGCCAGAAGCATGAAATGAAG CCACTCTCTCCGTCGGAGCTGAACCTCCCGAAAGATGCGGAGGGGAATGTGGACCTCCAGGCCTTGGTGGACCAGCTCCGCGAATGCCAAACACTGCAGGACCAGGCCAACCACCTCTATGTACTCTACACGCTCAA AGGGGCAGACTGGGACACCCAGATATACGGCGAACCTGGTGTCACCATCAACGACCTCCTCCTGGAGCTCTATGGCAAAGTTGGGGCAACTCGCCAGTGGGCCCTGATCCGTTACATCTCGGGGATCCTGAAGAAGAAGGTGGAAGCACTCGACGAG GCCTGCACTGACCTGCTCTCCCACCAGAAGCACCTCACTGTGGGTCTCCCCCCAGAACCTCGGGAGAAGACCATCTCCGC GCCATTGCCCTACGAAGAGCTCGTCCGCCTGATCGACGAGGCCAGTGAGAAGAACCTGACCGTCTCCATCCTGACACAG GAGATTATGGTCTACCTGGCCATGTACATCCGGACGCAGCCCACCCTCTTTGCCGAGATGTTCCGACTGCGCATTGGGCTCATCATCCAGGTGATGGCAACGGAGCTGGCCCAGTCGCTCAGCTGCTCAG cGGAGGAGGCTACGGAGAGTTTGATGAATCTCAGCCCTTCCCATCTGAAGAGTCTTCTGCATCACATCCTCAGTGGCAAAGAATTTGGGGTGGAGAGAAGTG TGCGGGCGATGGACTCGGCAACGACCCCGGCAGTCTCCATCCGCGAAGTCGGCCCTGTTGGAGCCACAAAAACCGAGCGGGCCGGCATTATCCGTCTGAAGAGTGAGATCCAGCAG cAACTGGACAGACGTAGGCAGTCTGTGCCTGACATTCAG TCCAGTGGCTTGCACTTCATGGAGGCTGGCATGGAACCTTCCCAG GTGCCCAAACACACCATTCCTCCGGGGGAAAGGACCCTCTCTTCCATGCTGGAGGAAGACCGCTCCAAGGACACGCGCCAGGGCCAGTGGCAGCGGAGACGGAGGCTGGACGGGTCCCTAAACAGGGTCCCGGTGGGGTTTTACCAGAAGATCTGGCGGATCCTGCAGAAG TGCCACGGACTCGCCATTGAAGGCTTCGTTCTTCCTTCTTCCACAACTGAAGAG ATGACTCCGGGGGAGATCAAGTTTGCCGTCCATGTGGAGTCTGTCCTCAACCGGGTCCCTCAGCCGGAGTACAGGCAGCTCTTGGTGGAGGCCATCCTGGTTCTGACGCTCCTGGCTGACATGGACGTCCGCAGCATTGGTGGCCTCATAGCTGTGGACAGGATCGTCCGCCTCGCCAGTGACTTGTTCTACGAGGAACAG AAAATCCTGGGTGCGGACGACAACATGCTGGAGAGGGACCCAGCCACAGGCATCTGCACTTTGCTCTATGACAGTGCCCCGAGTGGACGCTATGGCACCATGACCTACCTCTCCAAAGCCGTGGTCACCTACGTCCAGGACTTCCTGCCCAGCAGTGGCTGTGCCATGCAGTGA
- the PHKA1 gene encoding phosphorylase b kinase regulatory subunit alpha, skeletal muscle isoform isoform X2 produces MRSRSNSGVRLDGYARLVQQTILGHQNPVTGLLPASCDHKDAWVRDNVYSVLAVWGLGLAYRKNADRDEDKAKAFELEQSVVKLMRGLLQCMMRQVDKVEAFKYSQSTRDSLHAKYNTSTCATVVGDDQWGHLQLDATSLYLLMLAQMTASGLHIVHSLDEVNFIQNLVFYIEAAYKTADFGIWERGDKTNQGITELNASSVGMAKAALEALDELNLFGVKGGPQSVVHVLSDEVQHCQSILHSMLPRASTSKEIDASLLSVISYPAFAVEDSEVVEKTKQEIVTKLQGRYGCCRFLRDGYRTPKEDRSRLYYEPAELKLFENIECEWPLFWTYFIIDGIFSGNWEQVQEYREALEGVLIKGKNGIRLIPELYSVPLEKVEEEYCNPHSVERVPQGKLPLMWGQSLYILGCLMAEGFLAPGEIDPLNRRLATVPKPDVVVQVCILAETEAIKALLRKEGIEVQTVTDVYPIRVQPARILSHIYARLGRNKRMNLSGRPFRQMGVLGTSKFYDIRDNTFIFTPQFMDLQQFYLALDNKMIVEMLRTDLSYLCSRWRMTGRPIITFPISHTMLDESGTSIHPTVLATLRKLQDGYFGGARIQTGRLSEFLTTSCRTHLSFMDAGPEGKLFADDYGLSLESFRDIDPEDWLHGFQLTQDDDLCDEVAQYLDHLLQQTAPKARLPPVAQKGGLHRFRAAVHTTRDMLSLVSKAKELHVENVGMYIPSKLFQDSQASVNLLGSSQKHEMKPLSPSELNLPKDAEGNVDLQALVDQLRECQTLQDQANHLYVLYTLKGADWDTQIYGEPGVTINDLLLELYGKVGATRQWALIRYISGILKKKVEALDEACTDLLSHQKHLTVGLPPEPREKTISAPLPYEELVRLIDEASEKNLTVSILTQEIMVYLAMYIRTQPTLFAEMFRLRIGLIIQVMATELAQSLSCSAEEATESLMNLSPSHLKSLLHHILSGKEFGVERSVRAMDSATTPAVSIREVGPVGATKTERAGIIRLKSEIQQSSGLHFMEAGMEPSQVPKHTIPPGERTLSSMLEEDRSKDTRQGQWQRRRRLDGSLNRVPVGFYQKIWRILQKCHGLAIEGFVLPSSTTEEMTPGEIKFAVHVESVLNRVPQPEYRQLLVEAILVLTLLADMDVRSIGGLIAVDRIVRLASDLFYEEQKILGADDNMLERDPATGICTLLYDSAPSGRYGTMTYLSKAVVTYVQDFLPSSGCAMQ; encoded by the exons ATGCGGAGCCGGAGCAACTCGGGGGTGCGGCTGGACGGCTACGCGCGCCTCGTGCAGCAGACCATCCTCGGGCACCAG AACCCGGTCACAGGGCTCCTTCCGGCCAGCTGCGACCACAAGGATGCCTGGGTGCGAGACAATGTCTACAGCGTCCTGGCGGTCTGGGGGCTGGGCCTAGCCTACCGCAAGAACGCTGACCGCGATGAGGACAAGGCCAAAGCCTTTGAGCTGGAGCAG AGCGTGGTGAAGCTGATGCGGGGGCTCCTGCAGTGCATGATGCGGCAG GTGGACAAAGTGGAGGCCTTCAAGTACAGCCAGAGCACCAGGGATTCCTTGCATGCCAAGTACAACACCAGCACCTGTGCCACCGTTGTGGGGGATGACCAATGGGGCCACCTCCAGCTCGATGCCACCTCCCTCTACCTGCTGATGCTGGCTCAAATGACTGCATCCG GGCTCCACATTGTCCACAGCCTGGATGAAGTCAACTTCATCCAGAACCTTGTCTTTTACATTGAAGCAGCCTACAAGACTGCT GACTTTGGGATATGGGAACGTGGTGACAAGACCAACCAAGGGATTACAGAGCTGAATGCCAGCTCCGTGGGCATGGCAAAG GCGGCCCTTGAGGCCCTGGATGAGCTCAACCTCTTTGGTGTCAAGGGGGGGCCCCAATCTGTGGTCCATGTGCTTTCCGATGAGGTGCAGCACTGCCAG TCCATTCTGCACTCCATGCTGCCAAGGGCTTCCACATCCAAGGAGATCGATGCCAGCCTCCTCTCGGTCATCTCCTACCCGGCTTTTGCAGTAGAAGACAGCGAGGTTGTGGAGAAGACAAAGCAGGAGATTGTCACCAAGCTGCAG GGCCGATACGGCTGCTGCCGCTTTCTCAGAGATGGCTACAGGACCCCCAAGGAG GACCGCAGCCGTCTCTATTATGAGCCAGCCGAGCTTAAGCTCTTTGAGAACATTGAGTGCGAGTGGCCCCTTTTCTGGACCTACTTCATCATCGACGGCATCTTCAGCGGAAACTGGGAGCAG gttcAGGAGTACAGAGAAGCCCTGGAGGGGGTCCTGATCAAAGGCAAGAATGGGATTCGGCTGATCCCAGAGCTCTACAGCGTCCCTCTGGAGAAG GTGGAGGAGGAGTACTGCAACCCTCACTCCGTGGAGCGTGTGCCGCAGGGAAAGCTGCCTCTGATGTGGGGCCAGTCCCTCTACATCCTGGGCTGCCTCATGGCGGAG GGTTTTTTGGCTCCAGGGGAAATTGATCCCCTCAACCGCCGGCTGGCGACTGTCCCCAAGCCTGATGTGGTGGTGCAGG TCTGCATCCTGGCTGAGACGGAGGCCATCAAGGCCCTCTTGCGGAAGGAGGGCATTGAGGTGCAGACGGTGACCGATGTCTATCCCATCCGAGTGCAGCCAGCAAGGATTCTCAGCCACATCTATGCCAGGCTAG GCCGTAACAAGCGCATGAACCTGAGTGGGCGTCCTTTCCGGCAGATGGGTGTCCTGGGGACCTCCAAGTTCTATGACATCCGCGACAACACCTTTATCTTCACCCCACAG tTCATGGACCTGCAGCAGTTCTACCTGGCTCTGGACAACAAGATGATTGTGGAGATGCTCCGGACAGACCTGTCCTACCTGTGCAGCCGCTGGAGAATGACGGGGCGCCCCATCATCACCTTCCCCATCTCACACACGATGCTCG atGAATCTGGCACCAGCATCCACCCAACTGTCTTGGCCACACTGCGGAAACTGCAGGATGGGTATTTTGGAGGGGCAAG GATCCAAACCGGTAGGTTGTCCGAGTTTCTCACGACGTCGTGCCGCACCCACCTCAGCTTCATGGACGCTGGGCCGGAGGGTAAGCTCTTTGCTGATGACTATGGGCTCAGCCTTGAGAGCTTCAGAGATATAGACCCTGAGGATTGGCTGCATGGCTTTCAGTTGACACAAGATG ATGACCTTTGTGATGAAGTTGCCCAGTACCTGGACCACCTTCTGCAGCAGACGGCCCCCAAGGCCCGACTCCCACCTGTTGCACAAAAGGGAGGGCTCCACCGCTTCCGGGCCGCCGTCCACACCACCCGGGACATGCTGTCACTGGTGTCCAAGGCAAAGGAGCTGCATGTGGAGA ATGTTGGCATGTACATCCCCTCCAAGCTCTTCCAGGACTCCCAGGCGTCTGTTAATTTGCTCGGTTCAAGCCAGAAGCATGAAATGAAG CCACTCTCTCCGTCGGAGCTGAACCTCCCGAAAGATGCGGAGGGGAATGTGGACCTCCAGGCCTTGGTGGACCAGCTCCGCGAATGCCAAACACTGCAGGACCAGGCCAACCACCTCTATGTACTCTACACGCTCAA AGGGGCAGACTGGGACACCCAGATATACGGCGAACCTGGTGTCACCATCAACGACCTCCTCCTGGAGCTCTATGGCAAAGTTGGGGCAACTCGCCAGTGGGCCCTGATCCGTTACATCTCGGGGATCCTGAAGAAGAAGGTGGAAGCACTCGACGAG GCCTGCACTGACCTGCTCTCCCACCAGAAGCACCTCACTGTGGGTCTCCCCCCAGAACCTCGGGAGAAGACCATCTCCGC GCCATTGCCCTACGAAGAGCTCGTCCGCCTGATCGACGAGGCCAGTGAGAAGAACCTGACCGTCTCCATCCTGACACAG GAGATTATGGTCTACCTGGCCATGTACATCCGGACGCAGCCCACCCTCTTTGCCGAGATGTTCCGACTGCGCATTGGGCTCATCATCCAGGTGATGGCAACGGAGCTGGCCCAGTCGCTCAGCTGCTCAG cGGAGGAGGCTACGGAGAGTTTGATGAATCTCAGCCCTTCCCATCTGAAGAGTCTTCTGCATCACATCCTCAGTGGCAAAGAATTTGGGGTGGAGAGAAGTG TGCGGGCGATGGACTCGGCAACGACCCCGGCAGTCTCCATCCGCGAAGTCGGCCCTGTTGGAGCCACAAAAACCGAGCGGGCCGGCATTATCCGTCTGAAGAGTGAGATCCAGCAG TCCAGTGGCTTGCACTTCATGGAGGCTGGCATGGAACCTTCCCAG GTGCCCAAACACACCATTCCTCCGGGGGAAAGGACCCTCTCTTCCATGCTGGAGGAAGACCGCTCCAAGGACACGCGCCAGGGCCAGTGGCAGCGGAGACGGAGGCTGGACGGGTCCCTAAACAGGGTCCCGGTGGGGTTTTACCAGAAGATCTGGCGGATCCTGCAGAAG TGCCACGGACTCGCCATTGAAGGCTTCGTTCTTCCTTCTTCCACAACTGAAGAG ATGACTCCGGGGGAGATCAAGTTTGCCGTCCATGTGGAGTCTGTCCTCAACCGGGTCCCTCAGCCGGAGTACAGGCAGCTCTTGGTGGAGGCCATCCTGGTTCTGACGCTCCTGGCTGACATGGACGTCCGCAGCATTGGTGGCCTCATAGCTGTGGACAGGATCGTCCGCCTCGCCAGTGACTTGTTCTACGAGGAACAG AAAATCCTGGGTGCGGACGACAACATGCTGGAGAGGGACCCAGCCACAGGCATCTGCACTTTGCTCTATGACAGTGCCCCGAGTGGACGCTATGGCACCATGACCTACCTCTCCAAAGCCGTGGTCACCTACGTCCAGGACTTCCTGCCCAGCAGTGGCTGTGCCATGCAGTGA
- the PHKA1 gene encoding phosphorylase b kinase regulatory subunit alpha, skeletal muscle isoform isoform X1, translating into MRSRSNSGVRLDGYARLVQQTILGHQNPVTGLLPASCDHKDAWVRDNVYSVLAVWGLGLAYRKNADRDEDKAKAFELEQSVVKLMRGLLQCMMRQVDKVEAFKYSQSTRDSLHAKYNTSTCATVVGDDQWGHLQLDATSLYLLMLAQMTASGLHIVHSLDEVNFIQNLVFYIEAAYKTADFGIWERGDKTNQGITELNASSVGMAKAALEALDELNLFGVKGGPQSVVHVLSDEVQHCQSILHSMLPRASTSKEIDASLLSVISYPAFAVEDSEVVEKTKQEIVTKLQGRYGCCRFLRDGYRTPKEDRSRLYYEPAELKLFENIECEWPLFWTYFIIDGIFSGNWEQVQEYREALEGVLIKGKNGIRLIPELYSVPLEKVEEEYCNPHSVERVPQGKLPLMWGQSLYILGCLMAEGFLAPGEIDPLNRRLATVPKPDVVVQVCILAETEAIKALLRKEGIEVQTVTDVYPIRVQPARILSHIYARLGRNKRMNLSGRPFRQMGVLGTSKFYDIRDNTFIFTPQFMDLQQFYLALDNKMIVEMLRTDLSYLCSRWRMTGRPIITFPISHTMLDESGTSIHPTVLATLRKLQDGYFGGARIQTGRLSEFLTTSCRTHLSFMDAGPEGKLFADDYGLSLESFRDIDPEDWLHGFQLTQDDDLCDEVAQYLDHLLQQTAPKARLPPVAQKGGLHRFRAAVHTTRDMLSLVSKAKELHVENVGMYIPSKLFQDSQASVNLLGSSQKHEMKPLSPSELNLPKDAEGNVDLQALVDQLRECQTLQDQANHLYVLYTLKGADWDTQIYGEPGVTINDLLLELYGKVGATRQWALIRYISGILKKKVEALDEACTDLLSHQKHLTVGLPPEPREKTISAPLPYEELVRLIDEASEKNLTVSILTQEIMVYLAMYIRTQPTLFAEMFRLRIGLIIQVMATELAQSLSCSAEEATESLMNLSPSHLKSLLHHILSGKEFGVERSVRAMDSATTPAVSIREVGPVGATKTERAGIIRLKSEIQQQLDRRRQSVPDIQSSGLHFMEAGMEPSQVPKHTIPPGERTLSSMLEEDRSKDTRQGQWQRRRRLDGSLNRVPVGFYQKIWRILQKCHGLAIEGFVLPSSTTEEMTPGEIKFAVHVESVLNRVPQPEYRQLLVEAILVLTLLADMDVRSIGGLIAVDRIVRLASDLFYEEQKILGADDNMLERDPATGICTLLYDSAPSGRYGTMTYLSKAVVTYVQDFLPSSGCAMQ; encoded by the exons ATGCGGAGCCGGAGCAACTCGGGGGTGCGGCTGGACGGCTACGCGCGCCTCGTGCAGCAGACCATCCTCGGGCACCAG AACCCGGTCACAGGGCTCCTTCCGGCCAGCTGCGACCACAAGGATGCCTGGGTGCGAGACAATGTCTACAGCGTCCTGGCGGTCTGGGGGCTGGGCCTAGCCTACCGCAAGAACGCTGACCGCGATGAGGACAAGGCCAAAGCCTTTGAGCTGGAGCAG AGCGTGGTGAAGCTGATGCGGGGGCTCCTGCAGTGCATGATGCGGCAG GTGGACAAAGTGGAGGCCTTCAAGTACAGCCAGAGCACCAGGGATTCCTTGCATGCCAAGTACAACACCAGCACCTGTGCCACCGTTGTGGGGGATGACCAATGGGGCCACCTCCAGCTCGATGCCACCTCCCTCTACCTGCTGATGCTGGCTCAAATGACTGCATCCG GGCTCCACATTGTCCACAGCCTGGATGAAGTCAACTTCATCCAGAACCTTGTCTTTTACATTGAAGCAGCCTACAAGACTGCT GACTTTGGGATATGGGAACGTGGTGACAAGACCAACCAAGGGATTACAGAGCTGAATGCCAGCTCCGTGGGCATGGCAAAG GCGGCCCTTGAGGCCCTGGATGAGCTCAACCTCTTTGGTGTCAAGGGGGGGCCCCAATCTGTGGTCCATGTGCTTTCCGATGAGGTGCAGCACTGCCAG TCCATTCTGCACTCCATGCTGCCAAGGGCTTCCACATCCAAGGAGATCGATGCCAGCCTCCTCTCGGTCATCTCCTACCCGGCTTTTGCAGTAGAAGACAGCGAGGTTGTGGAGAAGACAAAGCAGGAGATTGTCACCAAGCTGCAG GGCCGATACGGCTGCTGCCGCTTTCTCAGAGATGGCTACAGGACCCCCAAGGAG GACCGCAGCCGTCTCTATTATGAGCCAGCCGAGCTTAAGCTCTTTGAGAACATTGAGTGCGAGTGGCCCCTTTTCTGGACCTACTTCATCATCGACGGCATCTTCAGCGGAAACTGGGAGCAG gttcAGGAGTACAGAGAAGCCCTGGAGGGGGTCCTGATCAAAGGCAAGAATGGGATTCGGCTGATCCCAGAGCTCTACAGCGTCCCTCTGGAGAAG GTGGAGGAGGAGTACTGCAACCCTCACTCCGTGGAGCGTGTGCCGCAGGGAAAGCTGCCTCTGATGTGGGGCCAGTCCCTCTACATCCTGGGCTGCCTCATGGCGGAG GGTTTTTTGGCTCCAGGGGAAATTGATCCCCTCAACCGCCGGCTGGCGACTGTCCCCAAGCCTGATGTGGTGGTGCAGG TCTGCATCCTGGCTGAGACGGAGGCCATCAAGGCCCTCTTGCGGAAGGAGGGCATTGAGGTGCAGACGGTGACCGATGTCTATCCCATCCGAGTGCAGCCAGCAAGGATTCTCAGCCACATCTATGCCAGGCTAG GCCGTAACAAGCGCATGAACCTGAGTGGGCGTCCTTTCCGGCAGATGGGTGTCCTGGGGACCTCCAAGTTCTATGACATCCGCGACAACACCTTTATCTTCACCCCACAG tTCATGGACCTGCAGCAGTTCTACCTGGCTCTGGACAACAAGATGATTGTGGAGATGCTCCGGACAGACCTGTCCTACCTGTGCAGCCGCTGGAGAATGACGGGGCGCCCCATCATCACCTTCCCCATCTCACACACGATGCTCG atGAATCTGGCACCAGCATCCACCCAACTGTCTTGGCCACACTGCGGAAACTGCAGGATGGGTATTTTGGAGGGGCAAG GATCCAAACCGGTAGGTTGTCCGAGTTTCTCACGACGTCGTGCCGCACCCACCTCAGCTTCATGGACGCTGGGCCGGAGGGTAAGCTCTTTGCTGATGACTATGGGCTCAGCCTTGAGAGCTTCAGAGATATAGACCCTGAGGATTGGCTGCATGGCTTTCAGTTGACACAAGATG ATGACCTTTGTGATGAAGTTGCCCAGTACCTGGACCACCTTCTGCAGCAGACGGCCCCCAAGGCCCGACTCCCACCTGTTGCACAAAAGGGAGGGCTCCACCGCTTCCGGGCCGCCGTCCACACCACCCGGGACATGCTGTCACTGGTGTCCAAGGCAAAGGAGCTGCATGTGGAGA ATGTTGGCATGTACATCCCCTCCAAGCTCTTCCAGGACTCCCAGGCGTCTGTTAATTTGCTCGGTTCAAGCCAGAAGCATGAAATGAAG CCACTCTCTCCGTCGGAGCTGAACCTCCCGAAAGATGCGGAGGGGAATGTGGACCTCCAGGCCTTGGTGGACCAGCTCCGCGAATGCCAAACACTGCAGGACCAGGCCAACCACCTCTATGTACTCTACACGCTCAA AGGGGCAGACTGGGACACCCAGATATACGGCGAACCTGGTGTCACCATCAACGACCTCCTCCTGGAGCTCTATGGCAAAGTTGGGGCAACTCGCCAGTGGGCCCTGATCCGTTACATCTCGGGGATCCTGAAGAAGAAGGTGGAAGCACTCGACGAG GCCTGCACTGACCTGCTCTCCCACCAGAAGCACCTCACTGTGGGTCTCCCCCCAGAACCTCGGGAGAAGACCATCTCCGC GCCATTGCCCTACGAAGAGCTCGTCCGCCTGATCGACGAGGCCAGTGAGAAGAACCTGACCGTCTCCATCCTGACACAG GAGATTATGGTCTACCTGGCCATGTACATCCGGACGCAGCCCACCCTCTTTGCCGAGATGTTCCGACTGCGCATTGGGCTCATCATCCAGGTGATGGCAACGGAGCTGGCCCAGTCGCTCAGCTGCTCAG cGGAGGAGGCTACGGAGAGTTTGATGAATCTCAGCCCTTCCCATCTGAAGAGTCTTCTGCATCACATCCTCAGTGGCAAAGAATTTGGGGTGGAGAGAAGTG TGCGGGCGATGGACTCGGCAACGACCCCGGCAGTCTCCATCCGCGAAGTCGGCCCTGTTGGAGCCACAAAAACCGAGCGGGCCGGCATTATCCGTCTGAAGAGTGAGATCCAGCAG cAACTGGACAGACGTAGGCAGTCTGTGCCTGACATTCAG TCCAGTGGCTTGCACTTCATGGAGGCTGGCATGGAACCTTCCCAG GTGCCCAAACACACCATTCCTCCGGGGGAAAGGACCCTCTCTTCCATGCTGGAGGAAGACCGCTCCAAGGACACGCGCCAGGGCCAGTGGCAGCGGAGACGGAGGCTGGACGGGTCCCTAAACAGGGTCCCGGTGGGGTTTTACCAGAAGATCTGGCGGATCCTGCAGAAG TGCCACGGACTCGCCATTGAAGGCTTCGTTCTTCCTTCTTCCACAACTGAAGAG ATGACTCCGGGGGAGATCAAGTTTGCCGTCCATGTGGAGTCTGTCCTCAACCGGGTCCCTCAGCCGGAGTACAGGCAGCTCTTGGTGGAGGCCATCCTGGTTCTGACGCTCCTGGCTGACATGGACGTCCGCAGCATTGGTGGCCTCATAGCTGTGGACAGGATCGTCCGCCTCGCCAGTGACTTGTTCTACGAGGAACAG AAAATCCTGGGTGCGGACGACAACATGCTGGAGAGGGACCCAGCCACAGGCATCTGCACTTTGCTCTATGACAGTGCCCCGAGTGGACGCTATGGCACCATGACCTACCTCTCCAAAGCCGTGGTCACCTACGTCCAGGACTTCCTGCCCAGCAGTGGCTGTGCCATGCAGTGA